Proteins co-encoded in one Sander vitreus isolate 19-12246 chromosome 9, sanVit1, whole genome shotgun sequence genomic window:
- the tax1bp3 gene encoding tax1-binding protein 3, giving the protein MSFVPGQPLTAVVQRIQIQKLRQGENLILGFSIGGGIDQDPGQNPFSDDKTDKGIYVTRITPGGPADAAGLRMGDKLMQVNGWDMTMVTHDQARKRLTKKNEDVVRLLVTRKSLEEAVKQSMGSFPRQ; this is encoded by the exons ATGTCTTTCGTCCCGGGACAGCCGTTGACTGCTGTTGTG CAACGAATTCAGATCCAGAAGTTGCGGCAGGGAGAAAATCTCATCCTGGGATTCAGCATCGGAGGAGGGATAGACCAGGACCCTGGACAGAACCCCTTCTCTGATGACAAGACTGacaaa GGCATCTATGTGACCAGGATAACACCCGGAGGACCAGCAGACGCGGCAGGCTTGAGGATGGGAGACAAACTAATGCAG GTGAACGGCTGGGATATGACCATGGTGACCCACGACCAGGCTCGTAAAAGACTAACAAAGAAGAACGAGGACGTGGTGCGGCTACTGGTAACCAGGAAGTCGTTGGAGGAGGCTGTCAAACAATCTATGGGCAGTTTCCCCAGGCAGTGA